The genomic DNA CTTCGAAAATATCCCAAATTAAATGGTTTTTAGCCAAGGCACACACCGCTTGTAGAAGCGTCATCTAGCGGATGCTTATGAAAGCTAATATAGAACTATGATACCATTTCATgttgaaaatggaaagaaaagtaATTATTCGagagttttcttttaaatttaacaaaaaatctgaaaaaattatgttttttaaacattaaatacaaaacTTAAAAGTATTtatcaaataatttaaaaagggCACGAAGTTATACATACaggaagtaaaaaaataaataaataaaaaatcacaagTTCGAAACACCTGCATTATGATAACAATTCATTCCATccataataattattttactttaaaaacTTCATATATTCCTCACACAAATAATAGTAAGTTTATATTAAACTAGCTGTCGTGAACAGTGGACTGTAAATTAAAcgcattatttttttcaacagTCCCAACGAGGGGTTTTCAAAGCTATGGgattaaaatcaaaataatatCGCGGAGACTATTAAAAATTTCGAAACGAAACTAAAATTAGACCATCATTCGTCGAAACATATGTAGAGCATCGATAAACTTCAGGATACCCTTTATGATTTTAAAAACTAAACATTTGCCGTAAACTAGCAATTACTAATTAACACCAAAAAGCACTGTCATTATCGCTGGACAAATATGCAGAGGCGagttgtaaaataaaacctaGCTTTATAAAAGTGTTAAGGTGTGGTTACGGTGTAGAGTTTCAAGGAATTGCCTTCGTTTTTCCCTTATGTTATGAGCAAACCAGTATTCTGACCAATTGCTAATGTTATTCGGTAGAATAATTTTtctttataacaaaaaaagtaagGTATGGGAGCGAGTCAATTGTgacaaaaccacaacaaatGATACTAAACACCCAGCTACTGGACTATTACCCAGCATAATGAACTCTTGAAACCTTTTAgaattttaagataattgTCACATGATAATAACTCAGCcaaaaagtttttttaagATAGATTTTATCAAGTTTCTAAAATATTCCTTTTTATGTTGATTTATTCACCTAACCGTCTAAGCTCTGTTAAATCACTAAAAACTTTAACAGGTCTAAATCCATGTCACTTGGCCTTAAGCATGCTTTTGTGTAAGAAGTGAAGACAATATTATGAggaattaaataataaataaataagttacATCTTAACATATCTTGTCTTATCGCaatattcttctttttgttacACTCTCAATTTTTGACTCAAGCTAACACggttataatattttttaatctaATTGCAAAAATTTACCATACCAAACATGAAAAGCACTAGTTTCAAAAATGTATAGTATGGTAGTCTTATAGTTTTGCCCATCACTGTATCTATTACACCAACTCCCTCGTTCTCCAACTCACCGTTACCGCAGCGCACAGATTGTTCACCGACCGCCAGATGGCGGAACACTCGGTCACACCGTTAATGGCCGAGTCAGGCATCGCACGCTTTCCCGCATTCCAGTCGCGTGAAAACGTCACCTGACAGGAGCCCGGGACCGGAAGCACCactgcacagagtgccaccaCTAGGAACAGACTAGCCGCGACCAGATGTCCGGATGAGCTTGAGGGACGCAATTATAGAAACAATACATTTAATAAAGCACATTATCACAACCAAACGAGCGGACGGTGAATATGTTGGAGCTGTTTGGTTCACCTGATGGATTTCATACTGTTTGCAACGGGTTCACGTTCACGCTAGACAGAACACTATTAGACGACACCGATCACACTAGCTGCCGATAGCCGAATACATCCTGACCGACGACGAGCGTACCACTTTTATACCATGGAATACCCTCCCCGGTTCGATGCGAATGATTCACGGtggtattatttatttgttcctCAATTCAAATTCCCATCCACCCCGTCTTTACAGTTGTCTCCCCCCCGCACACTCTATCGTCAAGGATGTCTTATCCTAGCTGCAAAATACAAATATCGATCATTCGCATCCGTATTGTACGTCACCAGGGAAACCATACAGATGGTTGGAAGGGCCGTTGGAAAAATAGTCGCGAACCCGCCAGCTTAAGCTCATCCGCATCCTTTTCGAAACATAAAAGCGGTCAGCAGATGTGGAAATGCTTTTGATTTATTGtgacaccttttttttcgagcgaACGAGTCTGTGTAATCCTATTGTGGCCGGGCTTTCGTTACCGTGGCAAGGTGTGCAAAGCGTTGATAGGAGACGAAGTGTCTTTGGCAGTTGCTTAGCCTATTTTCCAGCAGGATTGGTGTGGGAAAATGTTGCTGTAAACAAGTGTCTAAGTAGCAGCCCACGCATTACGGAAAGCACCGCCGTCGCGTGGAATGGATGATGACTAAAATCAATGCATAAAATTTGCGTGTTTATTTGATGATTTAGGAAAGTTTGTTCATTCCGAAGGAGAAATGTCCATCCAGCGAAATGAAGTGTGACAGAGAGTATTTAAGGCTCAGCTTTGAATGTTTTCGCAATTGAAACATAATTACTTTTGCTTATTAACTGTCTTATCGATAACCAATAGTAATATAGTTTTCAATTAAGTAAAcaattcatttcaaatttaatttaaatatatgcTTAAAACTTTCAATAATTAATTCAgtgcagtttttttaaattaagaaGTAATAATTCAACAGCAGTACGGCAAGGCCACTCTGTCGTAAATTGAATGATTTTAATAatgatgaaaattaaaaacgaGTAAATGTAATAAAACTTTACGAAGTTGTAAAGCATTCTTTTTGGTGTAATATCGTTGCAAATcacacaaaacataaaacaatctAGCTGATAATTGAAGATGTgaagtttaaataaaatgaaaattattattaataattaaaCATGACGGTCCGATAAAATGAAAAGTATTgtaccatttttttattcgatatgatacaggggttttcagttgataaggcaatagcttccagttttatggcaggctacttagatggaatggcaaacaaagctggTTGAtttggaaacggcttcagcgctcgggtaagtacgtacaatatcaacggctactatgagaatatcatctgaggacatcacaataaacggtatttgatttccctgtcatatgaagccgtttccatatcaactagcttggtttgccatttcatcgaagGAGCCTGCCATTAAAGTGGATGTTATTGCCTTaacaactgaaaaaccctgtaatatTGATTTGCTGGATATGACACATGATattccagcaaaaaaaaaaaaaatagataaagaTTCATGAACAGATTATAATAAAAGACTTTGCGTTCTACATAATTGTTGAAAAGATATGAAACATTACATCTACTACCTACAAAACACAATAGAAATACTTTTGGAAatcaaacgattaaaatttaaataaaaattaaataatgaaacgattttttgaataaataaaaatgatgaCAATATGCCTTGacaaattttctttaataaaatcattatttaatgATATGGCAGCacatacaaataaataatagacTACAagcttttaaataataaaaaaatgtttctcaGATATGTAGAAGAAGTTTTAAACACTGTCTAAAATAAAAACGCTGTGGTTATAAAATACTGTAACAAAATAACAGTTAGAAAAACATCCAATAAAactcaaacaaatcaattgaaTACAAAATGGACATCGACAGATTTggacgcaaaacaaaatcacataTTAGTGGTAAATGAGAGTAAAATTCTTAAGTCGTTGATcacacttacccgagcgctgaaaggacgtgtacaatatcaactatgagaatatcatctgaggacatctcaataaaaggtatttgatttctaAGTCATCTTAagtcgtttccatatcaactcgcattgtttgccatttcatcgaaggagcctgccataaaagAGGGaagctattgccttatcaactgaaaaaccctgtcagttgcaaaaaataataaattatatattaaattttatttttagcttaTAGAATGTAagagcaaatatttttcttcactAATGAAATGGCTTAAAAACTGTtatacaaatacaaaaaaaaaacaaatcttttattaatgaaaaatatttttgaatcaTTTTATTATACGTTTTTGCTTCCTGCCAtgtaatttatattttgatCTTGATATTTATGATATCAAGATATTTTCAATATTGCATATATccctttcatttgtttataACATAAGGTATTTTTGATAAACTTTCAACTGATGTTTTAGCACTGAAGAAGCCACATCTACAAGCAATgcaagaaatttaaaaacaaagtgATAAGTTGGCAAATATCAGACATACCTTGGTTGAAATGGGTACTCGGTACGGATTGGCAAGACACTCCTGTTGACAAGCACAAATTGCtcaaaaattatgaaaaagctttccaattaacagggttttaaaatttacaaccccttttttacttatttccATCCTTTTTAATACTCCTTTAAACATCTCACACACCATACTACTCCGATGCATCGGTAGAACCTTACATTGAACGCTACAGCCATGCCCGTGTGGTTCTAAATCAAAACACACCGATGAGGTTCGCCCGCTCGGAATGCTTTGCCACTGTCCGGGGAAACCGGTTCCCGATGGTCAACCCgcgaaccatcatcatcgtcggaTGGTGACATCCGCGCCGCGTCACCGTTTATCCGCTAATTGCATCGACAAGGTGACGGTATCGGTGGAGGACGCACAAACAAAATGCCTGCTGCCCGTACGCCAGCCCTTGCggtgtttcacttttcaccggGTGTGGCGGTGACAGTGGCCAGGGTGGGTGGTGAAGTGATATAATTATCTAGCAGACAGTCCCTACCAGTGgggaacgaagaagaagaagaacaagaagcgTTCCTATAATCTCTCTTCCTGATCGGTAGGGATAGGGCTAGAACCTTGGAAAGGCCGCGCCGAGTTGGTTCGCCGTGGTATCCGGCAGGTCAGGTAATGTTCTGTTATCATAAGCGTTCTGTTATCCAGGATCGTCCTTGCACCTTACGAAGGGCAAGGAtcgtggttgtgtgtgtgtgtgtgttccggtgTGGCAAATGGAAGCCAGAACGCCCTCGGGGTGGAAACCAATTTGAGCTCGGCTCATCAAAAACCGTCCGCCATCGGCGAGGGACGAGCGAACTTTTAATTAACAATTCGCCATGCGCCAGCCTGCGCACAGAGATTGGTGTGATCGGTACGATCATCATAAACAGCAGGGGCAAATGGTCTGCGTTTCATAAATATTAATGAGTGATTCCGACCACACTGCCTCCCATTCCCTTCAATCCTCTTCGGGAGTCATGGGAGGGGATGCTGGGAAGTGACATCTCCCGTGCGTGTCAAACCAATCGATGCATCCATGTGCCGTGTGCTTAAGGCTTCCCCCAGGAAGCATATTATTCGCTCGCATAAATTATGCTACCGTCCGACCTCCAACGGTTGGGTGATCATTTTCGAGCGCCCCACTCCACCCCACCAAAGATTCCCCCCGCGAAGTGTTTTCCCGAAAAATGCCAAGAAGTGCGCGGTACAAAAGCGACTGCTAATGTGATCGTAATTGGTGTCAGGTTGTtgtactttttttcttgttcgtaTCCCATCCACAAGCGCGTGTTTGTTTACGCGCAGttggagcattttttgtttgttccttcTTCAGCTATAATTCTTGCGGATTGTAGAGGCTTCCAACAGGCGGAGATCCTTCGTGAAGTCGGCAACCTACCGAGCAAAGAGTGGCATCCACGACATTCTTGGTCGAGTGGGCTTACATTGTTGCAAACTTTAAATCGTCCGGTGGATGATGATAAAAGGGGGAGCCCGAAAACAATCTCCACACCCTCTTTCGAGCGGTGGAAAACGTCTTAAGATGAAGGtaaaggaaaaagggaaaatattttaaccgttttgttgttgtccgcTATGATTTCTCCGGTCTTTGTTGCGTGGTGGATTGTCGTTTGAGCGAAATTGCGTGCGTGGTTGGATTGCCGTGGGAGATTATCTTTGTGTTATGGCAATTGCACCGAGGCATTGAAAGTAAAAACACTGTGTTTTATAGCATAATTATATAAAGCATTGCCACTAGTGTTATAACGCTGTTTCGAGAGGTTTtggcctgccttttctggttttctgtgacttctgTGACCCGTAGCTGGATGCTCAAGTCCTGCGTGCGGGGAGACGgtctctggatgggatttgaacctcagtcctgccgtgtgcagACCGGAGCCAGTATCACCCTGACCACTGAACCGTCCCGTCCAACATTAGTAACATTATTAGTCATTAAAGAACATTCCTCGCGTCCAGAATGCCCTGACTGTAATGCTACATTAGTTTTATATGAATACAGGGTGGACGTTTGCTCATGGTTCATTTGTTGCAAAGATGTTTATACGCTAAGCGATTCCAGAGATTTCTTCTGCAAGGATTCAATTGTTTTCAGATTTAAATAgaataaatataatttaaataccttttttttgttcgatgttAGAGTATTTGGGACACAGATGAGCTTGGGAGGTCTTTATATTCGATTATTCTCCAAGTATCCTTGAAGTCCTTATTCCATGGCATCTCAGGAAATCGCgcgttcattcgaatgatAACTAGGCTTAGGTCTAACCATTTCATATTGGACGTGTATCTCCAGTGTATAGGACATACATCATCTTCTATGGACTTGTCTGGATTACGAGCCTGCTCGACCCTCCTTATTAGACGCAGTTCTGAACATCGACAGAACGTTCCTATTCGGGATCAGCTTGGGGGCAGGGATGATACCAACCTGAGGTCTATTTATGAGTTCTGTCGAGCGAATGGTAGACTTAGTTTAgacattttccttccttccttcctatcCTACTGGTTTTCTGTTATATGTGTTGTATCTCGCTTGCATGATGCATGACTGGATGAATGGGTGCGATGATACAGGGGGCAGGCAAAATGTCCCAGAGGATCCAGAGCAAAGACAAAGCAGCAAACAGGCAAGATAAAGTGCTGGAGGatcactggctctctgctacCCCTTGGAGGAGCACAAGAAGAACACGCTCCAAGAACGGGCGGGATATCATGTCTACCCTTACAGACACTGATACACGAAATAGACCCTCGCTATAATCAGGATTACGAAACTACAATCGACGTATCGTCCAAGCTCATCCGGGAAAAGCTACCCATTCACGGTTTCGAGAAGGATATGTTTCCCATACCAAAGTGAATTGTAACTTAGTTTATAACTCTTTATTATAACctagttttaagcaatacggccagccCTTGCTCcacggaataaaaaaaaaaacgttataGTATGTCTTCATGTTTGTTGAATTGTTTTAGTTTCTTTTTAAATTGAGTCATTCCTGATAGTATcttcttttacttcttctttggcactagaacctcgaaaggtcacggcctgccatttctggcttcctgtgactttgCTTTACCCTTATCAAAGTAGTTAGCTCTGTGTACGAggtggcggtctggatgggatttgaaccccagtcctgctgtgtgaagaccggtgccgctgtcacTCATAAAAAGACCGTctacatgtttaaaacaaaacgaaattcGGTTGTTCAAATTTGACTTCAAGGTAGATATTGGCTTGGAAGAATTTTACTTAGCTTATTGCTTAAATCCTATGAGAGGGACGGAACGGTTCAGTAGTCCCAACTGAACATCCAGTGGGTACCAAACCTCCAGCAGGCGTTTTTTTGTCTAGGTAACTTTTAAGACTAAAATATGTTATCTGAAATCTAGAATGAAGGTTTTAAAATTGCTCTATTTTATAGAATCATTAAAGAGGCTATGGGCCTCTCTTTGGTATAGGTCCTGAGACCTTCATCAGTCCTTTTTTACATTGTTCGCAACGCAAAATAATATAAAGTTCCTTTACGAAACATAATAAAATAGCTTAAGAAATTTTTTATCTAAACATACACGAGTTGGCTAGCGTttagaaaccaaaaaaattgATTCTAATCCGTAGAGTATATTTtcactccctctctctgtctctctctttctctccctttatttataattaaattgaCTGCAATAAAGAACTTAAATCATCATTGAAAGAATATCCTTGCAGCCGGAGCACTCAATAACGGattaacgaaaaacaaacccctaaCTCTCTCACCCTCTTGGGGAGCGAAACACGGCGAGAGCGAACCATCAACCCCCAACCCCAACCGACAACCCGCAACGGCACAATTAAAGGTaatccaacaacaacaacaaccactctCTCCAagcacgcgcgtgtgtgtgtgtatgcattgGTGATGCTACTCTCACGGCACGGGCGAATCCGAATGCAGCTCAGGCGGGATGATCCACCACCAATCGATCAACCACCCAGCAAAGCAACACTGGGCGGCGGAAGATCAGCACGCACGTACACATTCTCTTACCTCCCGGCCCCGGGGCTGAAGATGGCTCTGCTTCTCGCTCTCATCGACGCGATAAGGCGCGGGCATCTCCAAACGAACGCTCGAGTACCGCGATCGCTCCCGGGAATCCTCCGGCTCCGGCGGTTCGGCGCAAAGCAAacgcactactactactactgcctgAGCAGCTCTCGCGCCGAACGTGGTTGCGTGGTTTGGGCGGCTTGAATTGGGCCGCACTCGCATCAGAAAGCGCTCAACGTTGGTCCCGTGCAGACACGCTGGTTGAACCGGACCGAACGCATTCCCCATAGTCCGCGGTGAGCCGGTCCGTGCGATATCGTGTTGTGTTTAAGTGTTGAGGAGTGTCCTTTGGAAGTCATCGTGATTGTGCGTGTGCAGTTAAAACACACATCGAATAACGGAAGTAAACCTTGCCTCGTGATTAAATCCGTGTGACCTGGTCCCGGTACCTGCAGCGACTCGGAACTAGGTACGCACGTGGCGGTCGGTCGGTACGTTTCACAACACACACGACTAGTGTGATCAGTGTGTGGTGGCGTCGTTCAGGGTTTTGATCGATTCCACCGCGGTGTGCGTGTTCTCGCGCGCGTGCTCGTTCACGGAAAACGGTTCACCAAGCAAAACCTCACCAAAGCGGGGGCCAGACCACTAGTAATCGTGCCTCAGAATGTGCGCAGAAGATCAATGTCGCGGTGATAAGCTGTGATCGTGTTGCCGTTCCTTTTGAGTCGGATTTTTACCGCGTGAtcctttttttgccttttgccCCATCCCATCCGAGAAAACGGGCCAGAGCCAGTGTGCCCTTGAAATTTCGCATCCTCCGCGTCGAGGTTTATTTTAAGCTGTGGCCCCTCAAAATAAGCGTCCCAACTTTGGGAATTCGGAATTACGACATCGTGGCTTATCGGGGTGTgagggcgcgcgcgcgcgtgtgtgtggttagaATCAAACTCGATTTCCGCTTCAGAAGCTTGTGAGCTTCGGCCATAGTACAATTCCAGCATCGTGGGAACCAGGTGGGCTCGTTCGGTGCAGCCTTCAACGGTCGTCGTGATAGTGGCCGGTCCTCGTGTGCGTGTACTTGCGAGCTCGTGCCCGTGTGAGGCAGCTGTTTATGACAGCTTAATGTGTGCAGGTTGGTGGTGCTGACGTGCCGCCATGGTCCAAGTGCGTTTGACTGCTGCGCTTCGTTGCATCATAGCCGGCCAGCCCGTGTGATCGTGTGACGCGGTGAGACGGAGTGCACGGAGGTTCGGTTTTGGCGTAGCCCTATCGACGCCGCGTTGCAGTTTGCCGTTTGATTCTTGGGTAAGTAGCTGGTTCGGTGGTACGCCAGTATCGGGGACCTTCCGCGTGCCGTATGAAAATGCGGACGTTTGAAAAGGGGGGATGGGAAATTTGGAGTTGGTGGTGGCGTTCCCAGGGTGGGCCACTGCAGGCAGACCCATTTTGGGCCATGGTTGCGCACGGTGTTGCAAGACTGCATACGTTCGAACGGCGGTGGCCCAAGGGAAGTGATGCTGTGCCGTGGCGATCGAAGTCGTCAGCTGGTGAGCAATTTAAGACTTGGAGTATTCAAGCAAAAATGACCCGCCTTGAGCGTTTACAATATTGAAGAGTTTTCTTGAAGGCCTAGCGATAGTTGAATATTTGTTGGATTCCGTTCAGGATTTGATCTTCTCAAAGTTGAAGAAGGATCTTTTTCGGGGAATTCTAGACCGATTCTGGAGGGTTTCAACCCTTGAACTTCATTCAAGTTGAAGAATGTACATGGAATTCTGGACCAATTCTTGGTGTTTGAAGTTCAAGTTGAAGAAGAATCTTTTCCAGTCAATCTGAACCGAACCAATATAGTTCAATCATTGCTGAAGGACTTAAGATAGGAAATATCTGGCGAAATTGACTTCAACTCTGAACAGGGTCCTGAACGGAATTCCGACATCTTTATCCTGAGCAGAATCCAGAAATGGATTCGAacattgaaaagtgaaattgattcttctATTTCTATGAACCTCCAATGAATCAACTACTCCGCAACGTTTACCGAGACATCTGACGCATCTGACCAACAAAAAGTCCCCATTTTTGCGCGACTCATCATTTTACGCCCGGAAATTGGCGGTGGGTGAAATTTGGCAGAATAGCAAACACATCCACTTTCTTCGCACACACATGCTATTTGCGGCCGCAAAACCCTCCAACTGATCATCTCACCCAAGTCAACATGGACTCCTTCCCACCGGTGGAGACTCCACTTTTGATTGGTTTTTTCAATTCTCATCTGTTCTCACCCATCCCGAACAACATGCTGATGAGGGTGATTGATAAACAAACAGCCGGGGACAATGTTGGCCGTGCACAAGATTTCGGCGTATCGCACCTTTTCCCCAAAACCAATCGCTTCCCGCAACGAAAATTGCAAACACAAATTTGTCCACTTTCGTGGCTTTCGTGTGGAGGTTGTGCTGTTGTTTCATCCCACTCGTGGTTGTTGTTCCGCGTGATATTCTTACAAATTTTTACACAACACAATTGCCGATTGCCACGGGCACTCTTTACACAAATGGAcccgttgtttgttttttttctgtgccgACCCCAGGGCCGTGTCGGCAAACAGACTTGTGTCACTGCTACTGGCACCGATAAGGGGTGCCGCCAACCGACCAGCCCAACGGTTTTGGGGCGAAAAACGGCCAAAAATGGGTGGCTGATGATTTCATCGCGCCACTTCATTCGGGAATGGACGTGAAAGATGCGAAATACAGGTCAATGGCACCAGATTTCGCAGATTTGCGCTGGAAATGGCGGTCGGTCGTTTTCTTTAATGAATTATCTCTCATTCATTGAACGTTCTGGATTGGTGGGAATATTTGGGGTATTTTGTCTAGGTTCTGTTAGTTCATAATTACTAACAGCTAACAGTACGAGTTATGAGAGCTAATCATCAGTTGGTCTCCAAGATGTCATATTCTTAGTAGGTTCAAAAGCGCCATCTATATGTGAGACGGTGTAACTAGGGGCCTTAGTAGTTGTGTACTGATCATTTAAAGCAATTTAAGGcattttttctaattttatcAAACCACTGTACTAAAATGATTCAGTTTGTGATAAATTCCAAATTTTAACCCCAATTTAGTACATATTTCTTGAGAATGATTTTAATCAGCACACTTCTTACGAGTGAACAATCAGAAGAACTCGTGCCGTTAATTAGACAGGCACTAGCACACTCCGGGAGGGAATGGCACGAGCAaagcataatttatttattttttttttttggtggggaAGCACGTCaaaatgtcttatttattGCCAGTTATGTCTTGTCCGCTGCTATCGCCATGCCGGGCCGAACGTAAAAGCTTGCGCTGCTGGCAACATCACAACACTCAGATaagacccacacacacacacacacacacgcgcgtacaACCCGTCCGCTCCGAAACACTAGCCCCGGGGTGAATGAACTCACTGTCCGCccgaaaaaaacatcccccGATCCACCAGCCGTTTTTTCACGCATTGTCACCAACAGCTCGAAGCACGATGCTGGGGAAGCGTACGTGCTTTTACTCTCGATGCGACCGGTCCGCGAACAACCCAACCCAGGGGGAAGAGGAgtcaagggggggggggggaataaGGGTGGTTCGCACTGGGTGATAGCATATTTGTGGTATTTCGATCGGCAAGAGCATCGCCGCCGGTGGTTCTGTTACGCCCCGGCTCTGGCCGCCATGGAGGTGAAGTTCATGATCACGCCTCATAAATTGCGTCGTATGTTGCAGCGGCGGCATGGTTCGTTACTTAACActggctttgttttgtttggggttcgggttttttcttcttctactccCGATCAAGGGACGCCGATGACCTGATGGCTGACTTTGAAACGTCTCGAATTGGGGGAGCATTCCGAAGTACGGTCGCTGTCGATTCAATTTCCACTTGATCAGTGGCGACAGTAGTAGACGGCGGTAGTAGAAGAGCACACGTGGCTTGCCGGACACAACAAGTGAGCACAATTAATCGATCCGTTGATTGTTGCTTTTCGACAGTTTGGGATAGCGCATCACTTGGCCatgattttattgctttcggACCCTTTGGAGGATggaggatgctgctgctgctggcggtcTAGAACTTTTGGGATTGGGGTTCGGAATGTTCGGAAACGGCTTGCCGGAGAACCGTTACTTTGACCGTTGCAGGTTAATGCAGTGGGTAAAGTTTATGTATGCTCTTTCCTTATGCTGTCATCTgtttcggtttggtttttgggagAATGCTGCTcgtatttgaattttttaaatgacGTCGTTCTTTTGTTTGAAGCTGATCGATCAGAACCAAGCATGACTTTCTTGTTTTCATGCTTGTTCAAGCTTGTGATAAAAATGGTGAAGTTATAAATTATCACTAATCGTTGCTATAAATTCTTAAGAGTATGTGGCTCATTTTATAGCACTTAGATAATAGGCAAGCCATCTTGCCAAAATGACCAAAGTAAGAGGGAGAAGGAGAAAGAGCAGCCAGAATACATAACTAAGGCATGACATTCAAATTCCTGCTCCTGCAAACAGATTACCAACTTTAAAATAGCTCCGGTTTACCAACAGTACACAATTTACCCAAAGCTACTGTCCGACACAATGGCTCTCTCACCTTGTTCCGAAATCTGCTTCTTGTCTTGTCCGTATCGTATTTGCCAACGAACCCGACGGTCTGCGGCGGAGATGTCCAAGTCAAGATCAAGAATCCCCGATCCGAGACGCCAAGCGCACGCGGTACCGGAACAGTTCCGTAACACGGAGGTGTTACGGAGGTTACGATTATCGCGATATTGTTCGCGCTTCCTATTGACCTTCATGACTTGCGGCTTCTTCCAGGTGCACGTACAAGAACACGAGCGACGGCGaagggcaggcaggcaggct from Anopheles stephensi strain Indian chromosome 2, UCI_ANSTEP_V1.0, whole genome shotgun sequence includes the following:
- the LOC118508373 gene encoding uncharacterized protein LOC118508373 encodes the protein MKSISSSGHLVAASLFLVVALCAVVLPVPGSCQVTFSRDWNAGKRAMPDSAINGVTECSAIWRSVNNLCAAVTKNIQHLTLCETRSLLKSLQTDDSSMESNSGNNLPMFSNSHI